From the Desulfobacterales bacterium genome, the window GAACACTGAATTCAATGCCGTTTCCAGGAAATTAAATAATGAAGACTTTCTGAGTAAAGCCCCCCGGGAAATTGTTGCCAAAGTCAGGGAAAAGCACAAAACGTTTTCTGATAAACACCAGAAACTGCTGTCACACCTGGAAAGAATAAAATCGATGGGTATGGATAGTAGATGATCCCGCTGCGTGACACCCTTCGTTCGCAGAACTACCCCGTTGTTACCAGCAGCATCATTGTCATTAATGTGCTGGTGTTTTTTTTAGAAATGGCCCGGGGCCAGGATCTGGATTGGTTCCTTTATATTTACGGCCTGGTGCCGGCGCGCTACGCCATCCCCCATGTTGCCGCCTACTTCACAACGGGCCAGCAATTGTTTGCCCTCTTTTCTTTCATGTTTCTGCATGGCGGTTTTTGGCACTTGCTCGGCAATATGTGGTCGCTCTATATTTTCGGTGATAATATCGAAGATCGACTGGGTCCCCTTCGCTATCTGCTGTTTTACCTGTTGTGCGGACTGACATCCGGTCTGACCCATCTTTTGTTCAATTTAAGCTCAAATGTGCCCACCATCGGCGCCAGCGGCGCCATCGCCGGCGTTATGGGGGCCTATTTTATCCTGTACCCCCGGGCAAAAATCTTAACACTGATCCCCATCATTTTTATACCCTATTTTTTAGAGATCCCGGCATTTTTCTTTCTGGGCATCTGGTTGTTTTTTCAATTGCTCAATGCAGCCGGAAGCAATGGCGCCGGCGGAATCGCCTGGTGGGCGCATATCGGCGGGTTTATTTTCGGCATTATTTTCCTGAAGTTCCTGGATCGAATGCCGACAACCGGTATTAGCGCAAAAATTCGCAGCGCAACCGTCAAGCGCAACAGCCACCGCCTTCAAGTCATTCGCCCCATTATCCGCACCGACGATGCGCATCTATATGGCACGATTCAGATCTCCCCTTCCGAAGCCGAGGCCGGCACGCAAAAACTGGTCAATATCCCCTGGGGATTCCACAATCGGCTCTTCCGGGTAGTAGTCCCCCCCGGCACTCAAGCAGGGAGCAAATTGAGACTCCAGGGCCTGGGCAAACAGATGGCCGCCGGCCATGACAAAGGGGATTTATTTCTGACTGTTGTCATACAGTCATAGAAAATGGCTTATTTGAGCGTCAAAATGTAAGATTTGATTATCATGGCGGGATGATAGGATTTTTTGGCTTTGGCAAGGCCGGGGATGTTCATGTCGCTTTCCTTGTTGATATATTCATATTGGCTTAGCAATTCCCTGGCGCATTGGTTGTCAAAATACTGATAAAGCCCCTTGATGGTCGCATCGGCCTTTTCAAAATGCAGCACCCCCATGTTGGCGGTCAACTGCGAAGCTATCCCAAAGGCGCTGACTTTGCCGTCCAGGCGCAGCAGAAGTCCTTTGACTCCCAGCCCATCAATATTTTCAAGCGCATTGATCGTCGCCTGCTTCTCACAGGCCAGATTCAGATCGTCTTCCTCATCACAGTGGTTCTGCTCACACCATTCTTCCAGAAAATCAGTGCACTCGGGCACCGTCCGGGGCGTGATCGGTTCGATTTTTACATGGCCATTGGACAGATATTTCCTTTCAAACTGATGAATGAGATTTCTTTTTTTGGCATACTTGTTGCCTTTTAAGGCGACTAAATCATCGGTCCGGTAAACATAATCATTAAAATCTTTTTGCCCGATGACATTAAAAGAGGAGTTGATCCGTTTTTTTCCGTAGGCTTTAATATAATCCTCGGGCACAAACCAGAACGACTCAAAGCCGAATTTCTCGGCGAGATCGCTGAGTTCCTCGGGCGTATGTACTTTTACCGGAGATATCGGCAGAATGAGATGCCGGTTTTCTTTCTGAGTAGCAAACTCAGCTCCGATAATCAGAGATTCGCCGTCAACAGCGCCGTACGGTTTGTATTCTGTGTTGCTCCAGACAAGTATCAACGACAGCGAATATTCACACAATCGATATGCCTGCCGTCTAAAAAAACGTTTTAATTGGGGATAATCCGCGGGTGTTATCGGTTTAAGCACCATGGTCCTTTTTCAGCATCGGAACTGAGTTTGGCATTTTTTTAAAACCCAGCCGCTCATAAAATTGATAAGAATTTTTTTCGGCAATCAAACCAACCCAACCCAGGCCATCCCGGTGCAGACGCTCCACCAGTTTTTCAATGATACGGGTCCCGATTCCCCGGTCCCGATAGTTTTTTTTGACAGTTACATCCTGGATATAGGCATCGCTGGCGCCGTCACTCATGGCCCTTCCCATACCGATAATTTCACTGCCGCTCGTCACGATCATAAAACAGTGGCTCCCGGCGATGATGCGCGCCACCAAATCCGGATCATCGGGAGCATCGGTCCACCACCCCTCCATTCGATACAGGGCTATTATTTGTTGAATCTGCTCGGGGGTCGAAGAAGCCAGGAAGGTAAAAGTCAGCATAATGATTTAGCGCCAGAAGTCCTCACTCTGATAGGACGAAAGACATTACTTACCGGAATCATTGAAAAAGGGCTGAAACCCGGTTACGGCCGTTCTCCTTTGAAATATACATGGCCTTGTCCGCCCTTTCAACCAGGGCGGAGATTCTTTCACCGGCGATATATTCGGTAACACCGATGCTGATGGTAATTTTACTCTCTTGACCGGGATCCGGTGAAAAAACTTCCTTTTCAATACTGCTGCGAATTCTTTCAGCCACATGGACCGCCTCCTGGCCATTGGTTTCAGGCAGAATAACGGTAAACTCTTCGCCGCCGTATCGATAGGCGGTATCCATCTTTCTGAGGCAGGCCTTAATCACTTCTCCGATTCGAACCAGTACCTTGTCGCCTTCCAGATGGCCATAGGTGTCATTGTAAACCTTGAAATGGTCAATATCCAAAAGCAACAGCGACAGGGTATGGTGATAGCGGTTTGAACGGTCGACCTCCAGATCGACCTGATTGTAAAAATACCTCGAATTGTAAAGCTTTGTCAGGCCGTCGGTAATCGCGAGTTTTTGAAGTTTCCCCAGCATCTGGATGCGTTCACGGGTCAGCTGCTGTTCCTTGAGTACCCGTTTCAGACGCATCAGCAATTCCTTGTAACGGACCGGTTTGAATACCAAATCGCTGGCGCCTTTATTAATGGCCTCTTCATAGGAGTAATTTCCGCTGTACCCCGTCATCACAATGACATCCGTATCATAGCTTTTCTTAATCAGGTCGGTCAGCTCGAGTCCGTCCAGCCCCGGCAGCATAATATCAGTGATGACGACATTTATTTTCATCTTTTTCAGCAATTCCAGCGCTTCTTCAGCACTGGTGGCCTTGTAAGACTTATAGTTGGACATAGAGACAAATTCATGCAACGAATCTCTGATGGCCGCATCGTCATCCACAATTAAAACATTAATTTCCATCACCTCTCCCCGATCGTTTTATTTTTATTGATTTTAATATGTTCGACTAAAATCACCGGGGTTGACATCCATTCAAACTATCTGATAGATAGATGCAATTTTCTAAAACATTTATATAACTAGAAATACTGATGGTGTCAACCGCCTTTTCACTGATTGCTTAATCTGAACACCGGGCGCGCAACTCCGCAATAAAATCATTTTAGACATTTATGGAAACTATTCGAAATTTTAGTATTATCGCACATATCGATCACGGCAAGTCAACCTTGTCCGACCGGCTGATTCAGGCCACCGGAATCGTTTCGGAACGCGATTTTTTTGATCAGATCCTGGACAACATGGATATCGAACGCGAGCGGGGCATCACCATAAAGAGCCAAACCGTCTGCCTTCCCTATACGGCCAAAGATGGCCGGACCTATTTTTTAAATCTCATTGACACCCCCGGTCATGTCGATTTTTCCTACGAAGTTTCACGCGCCCTTGCTTCCTGTGAAGGCGCCCTCCTGCTGGTAGATGCCAGCCAGGGAGTCGAAGCCCAGACCCTGGCCAACCTCTATCTGGCGCTCGATCGTAATCTTGAAGTGATCCCCGTCATCAACAAGATCGATCTCCCCTCTGCCGACATCGAAAAAACATTAAAACAGATCGAGGACGATCTGGGTCTGGATCCGCAAACGGCGTTGTCGGTATCAGCAAAAGAAGGCATCGGGGTTGATAAAATCCTGGAAGCCATTGTTACGCTGCTGCCGGCCCCCACCGGCGATGCCGAAGCGCCCTTAAAGGCACTCATATTCGACTCCCATTACGACCCTTTCCGGGGTACCATCATCCATTGTCGGATTTTTCAAGGAACCATAAAACCGGGTGACACCATTGTCTTTATGTCCAATAACGCCACCTACAAGGTTGAAGAGATCGGTATCTTTCAACTCGTCCGGATTCCCCAAAAAGAGCTCTCGGCCGGCCAGGTGGGGTATATCATCGCCGGCATCAAAACCGTCAGCGATACGCGCTGCGGCGACACCATTACGCACAAAAACAGACCCTGCGACAAGCCCATGTCCGGATTTAAAGAGGCCAAGTCGGTGGTATTCTCATCGATTTATCCGGTGGCTTCCGATGCCTACGAAGACCTTTCAGCCGCCCTGCAGAAACTCAAGCTGAATGATGCCTCCCTGATATATGAAAAAGATTCTTCCGTTGCCCTGGGATTCGGTTTCCGCTGTGGATTCCTGGGTTTACTTCATCTGGAAGTCGTTCAGGAAAGGCTTGAACGCGAGTATGACCTGTCCCTGATTCTGACGGCGCCGTCGGTGCAATACCAGCTGACGATGGCCGACGGTTCGGAGCTCACCATCGACAATCCGTCCCTGTATCCCGATCCCACCCTTATCGCCACCACCAGGGAGCCGTTTATCCGGGCCGCCATCATCATCCCGGACCGGTATATGGGCGCCGTCATGAAACTCTGTCTTGACCGCCGGGGGATTAACAAAAATTATCAGTATCTTTCCAGCAATCGCCTGGAGATGATATTCGAACTTCCGCTGGCTGAAATTGTTTACGATTTCTATGATAAAATCAAATCCATTACCCAGGGCTACGGATCTTTTGACTATGAAATCAGCGGGTATCGCGAGACGGATCTTGTCAAACTGGACATTCTCATCAACAGTGAACGCGTCGATGCGCTGTCTCAGCTGGTTCACCGAGACAGAGCGGTGGAGCGGGCGCGCCACACCTGCGAAAGACTTCAGGAGGAAATTCCGCGCCAGATGTATAAAATTGCCATTCAAGGGGCCATTGGCGCAAAAATCATCGCCCGCACGACTGTGTCCCCTTTCCGAAAAGACGTGACCGCCAAATGCTATGGCGGCGATATTACGCGCAAGCGCAAGCTCCTTGAAAAACAAAAAAAAGGAAAAAAACGGATGAAGATGGTGGGAAAAGTCATGATTCCCCAATCGGCCTTTTTATCGGTTTTAAAAACATCGGAATAGTACACTATGGCTTCACCCTTAAATGCCTTGAAGATAAAATCCTCCAACTCATGCAAAATTCAGGTAGTTGTTTCATTGCCAAAACCGATGCCGTGCCTTTTTCGATTTCGATAGGGACATCCCTTCCAAAAAAATAGAGCCGCGTCCACGGAAACCGGTTGACAAGCCGTTTCAATAAATTATAGATTTTTAATTTATCATAATTACATTAACCCCCCAAAAAAAAGGAGATTTCGTTATGGGGATGACCATTACCGAAAAGATTCTTGCCCGCAATGCCGGTCTTGACAGCGTCAAACCCGGCACCCTGGTAAACGCCAAATTGGATATTGCCCTGGGAAATGACATCACCGCTCCCATCGCCATCGATCTGTTCAGGAAAAGCGGCGCCCAA encodes:
- a CDS encoding phosphatidylglycerol lysyltransferase domain-containing protein; translation: MVLKPITPADYPQLKRFFRRQAYRLCEYSLSLILVWSNTEYKPYGAVDGESLIIGAEFATQKENRHLILPISPVKVHTPEELSDLAEKFGFESFWFVPEDYIKAYGKKRINSSFNVIGQKDFNDYVYRTDDLVALKGNKYAKKRNLIHQFERKYLSNGHVKIEPITPRTVPECTDFLEEWCEQNHCDEEDDLNLACEKQATINALENIDGLGVKGLLLRLDGKVSAFGIASQLTANMGVLHFEKADATIKGLYQYFDNQCARELLSQYEYINKESDMNIPGLAKAKKSYHPAMIIKSYILTLK
- a CDS encoding GNAT family N-acetyltransferase, translating into MLTFTFLASSTPEQIQQIIALYRMEGWWTDAPDDPDLVARIIAGSHCFMIVTSGSEIIGMGRAMSDGASDAYIQDVTVKKNYRDRGIGTRIIEKLVERLHRDGLGWVGLIAEKNSYQFYERLGFKKMPNSVPMLKKDHGA
- the lepA gene encoding translation elongation factor 4, whose translation is METIRNFSIIAHIDHGKSTLSDRLIQATGIVSERDFFDQILDNMDIERERGITIKSQTVCLPYTAKDGRTYFLNLIDTPGHVDFSYEVSRALASCEGALLLVDASQGVEAQTLANLYLALDRNLEVIPVINKIDLPSADIEKTLKQIEDDLGLDPQTALSVSAKEGIGVDKILEAIVTLLPAPTGDAEAPLKALIFDSHYDPFRGTIIHCRIFQGTIKPGDTIVFMSNNATYKVEEIGIFQLVRIPQKELSAGQVGYIIAGIKTVSDTRCGDTITHKNRPCDKPMSGFKEAKSVVFSSIYPVASDAYEDLSAALQKLKLNDASLIYEKDSSVALGFGFRCGFLGLLHLEVVQERLEREYDLSLILTAPSVQYQLTMADGSELTIDNPSLYPDPTLIATTREPFIRAAIIIPDRYMGAVMKLCLDRRGINKNYQYLSSNRLEMIFELPLAEIVYDFYDKIKSITQGYGSFDYEISGYRETDLVKLDILINSERVDALSQLVHRDRAVERARHTCERLQEEIPRQMYKIAIQGAIGAKIIARTTVSPFRKDVTAKCYGGDITRKRKLLEKQKKGKKRMKMVGKVMIPQSAFLSVLKTSE
- a CDS encoding rhomboid family intramembrane serine protease is translated as MIPLRDTLRSQNYPVVTSSIIVINVLVFFLEMARGQDLDWFLYIYGLVPARYAIPHVAAYFTTGQQLFALFSFMFLHGGFWHLLGNMWSLYIFGDNIEDRLGPLRYLLFYLLCGLTSGLTHLLFNLSSNVPTIGASGAIAGVMGAYFILYPRAKILTLIPIIFIPYFLEIPAFFFLGIWLFFQLLNAAGSNGAGGIAWWAHIGGFIFGIIFLKFLDRMPTTGISAKIRSATVKRNSHRLQVIRPIIRTDDAHLYGTIQISPSEAEAGTQKLVNIPWGFHNRLFRVVVPPGTQAGSKLRLQGLGKQMAAGHDKGDLFLTVVIQS
- a CDS encoding diguanylate cyclase; translation: MEINVLIVDDDAAIRDSLHEFVSMSNYKSYKATSAEEALELLKKMKINVVITDIMLPGLDGLELTDLIKKSYDTDVIVMTGYSGNYSYEEAINKGASDLVFKPVRYKELLMRLKRVLKEQQLTRERIQMLGKLQKLAITDGLTKLYNSRYFYNQVDLEVDRSNRYHHTLSLLLLDIDHFKVYNDTYGHLEGDKVLVRIGEVIKACLRKMDTAYRYGGEEFTVILPETNGQEAVHVAERIRSSIEKEVFSPDPGQESKITISIGVTEYIAGERISALVERADKAMYISKENGRNRVSALFQ